In one Shewanella loihica PV-4 genomic region, the following are encoded:
- a CDS encoding DoxX family protein: MNKQTLIKLLNSDAGLAPLVLRLPLGLIFAAHGAQKLFGWFGGYGLEGTGQWMASVGFEPGYLMALLAGSAEFFGGLALVLGLLTRPAAALTAFTMAVAMTLHVGNGLFVSNNGYEFALILLAASLSLAVQGGGRYSVDKLLTGRL, encoded by the coding sequence ATGAACAAGCAAACATTAATCAAACTACTTAACAGCGATGCAGGACTGGCCCCCTTGGTACTGCGTCTACCCCTAGGACTCATCTTCGCCGCCCACGGCGCCCAGAAGCTGTTCGGCTGGTTTGGCGGCTATGGCCTGGAAGGCACAGGGCAGTGGATGGCCAGCGTCGGCTTCGAACCCGGTTACCTGATGGCCCTGCTGGCCGGTAGCGCCGAGTTCTTCGGTGGTCTGGCACTGGTGCTGGGTCTGCTGACTCGCCCCGCCGCGGCGCTGACCGCCTTCACCATGGCGGTGGCTATGACGCTGCATGTAGGCAACGGCCTGTTTGTCTCTAACAACGGCTACGAGTTTGCCTTGATATTGCTGGCGGCCTCGCTATCTCTGGCGGTGCAGGGCGGTGGACGCTACTCGGTCGACAAGCTACTAACCGGTCGTCTCTAA
- a CDS encoding LysR family transcriptional regulator, translating to MDRIDTMKAFTAVVQEGSFTKAADRLGLSSQLVSKYVSQLEEHLKVRLLNRTTRRVNVTEAGRAYFERCQQVLIDIEEMDNALTNLSETASGLLKVSAPMSFGIHHLPSALVQFQQQHPDVRLDITLTDKKVDLLEDGVDVALRIGQLTSSSLIAKKLTPIKLVVCASPEYLAERGEPKTPADLIHHNYLHFSYSDLGAAFGRFGEHFSALKIPSDLACNNGDMLVEAAIAGRGIVVQPTFLVSKALRSGKLKAILTDYTPEPFGLYAVYVHRKFLASKVRCFVDALSQYYGKTPYWDALDD from the coding sequence TTGGATAGAATCGATACCATGAAGGCCTTTACCGCCGTGGTGCAGGAGGGTTCCTTCACCAAGGCGGCAGACAGGCTTGGGCTCTCCTCACAGCTGGTGAGCAAGTATGTGTCTCAGCTCGAGGAGCATCTCAAGGTGCGCCTGCTCAATCGCACCACGCGGCGGGTCAACGTGACCGAGGCGGGCAGGGCCTATTTCGAGCGCTGTCAGCAGGTGCTTATCGATATCGAGGAGATGGACAACGCCCTGACCAACCTCAGCGAGACCGCCTCGGGTCTGCTTAAGGTCAGCGCCCCCATGTCTTTCGGCATTCACCATCTGCCCAGTGCCCTGGTGCAGTTTCAGCAGCAACACCCGGATGTCAGGCTGGATATCACCCTGACCGACAAGAAGGTGGATCTGCTGGAGGATGGCGTCGATGTGGCGCTGCGCATCGGTCAGCTTACAAGCTCTTCGCTTATCGCCAAGAAGCTAACCCCGATCAAGCTGGTTGTCTGCGCCTCCCCCGAGTATCTGGCCGAGCGCGGTGAGCCCAAGACCCCGGCGGATCTTATCCATCACAACTATCTGCATTTTAGTTATTCGGATCTGGGCGCGGCCTTCGGTCGTTTCGGCGAGCACTTCTCAGCGCTGAAGATCCCAAGCGATCTGGCCTGTAACAACGGCGACATGCTGGTGGAGGCCGCCATCGCCGGTCGTGGCATAGTGGTGCAGCCTACCTTCTTGGTGAGCAAGGCCCTTCGTAGTGGCAAGCTCAAAGCGATCCTCACCGACTATACCCCAGAGCCTTTCGGCCTGTACGCCGTCTATGTGCACCGTAAGTTTCTCGCCAGCAAGGTGCGCTGTTTCGTCGATGCTTTGAGCCAATACTATGGCAAGACCCCTTACTGGGATGCGCTAGACGACTAG
- a CDS encoding cytochrome c3 family protein — protein sequence MLRVLSALCLAALLSAPGAQAMKLKDYHKEIMTNEQGKVECSACHGEAKRKSIPKMSACESCHGTAAEMAELTKRPEGAGHSVEPNPHDSLHYGSDLPCTYCHQEHKESKVYCNQCHEFKYPKMKR from the coding sequence ATGTTAAGAGTATTATCGGCCCTCTGTTTGGCGGCGCTACTGAGCGCGCCGGGTGCACAGGCCATGAAGCTGAAAGATTATCATAAAGAGATCATGACCAACGAGCAGGGCAAGGTGGAGTGCAGCGCCTGTCATGGCGAGGCGAAACGCAAGAGCATACCTAAGATGAGTGCCTGCGAGTCTTGCCACGGCACGGCGGCCGAGATGGCCGAGCTTACCAAGCGCCCCGAGGGGGCAGGCCACAGCGTAGAGCCGAATCCCCACGACAGCCTGCACTATGGCAGCGATCTTCCTTGTACCTACTGTCATCAGGAGCACAAGGAGAGCAAGGTGTACTGTAACCAGTGTCATGAGTTTAAGTACCCTAAGATGAAACGTTAG
- a CDS encoding HAL/PAL/TAL family ammonia-lyase, which yields MMKKVNTLLATTALATSALAMTSGAAMASDTVVLDGQHLTQAQAWAIADGAKVDIAPQAASALVKAHDLLMEAARLGKPVYGLTVGVGLNKDHKLFDANGELSAEVMAASKSFNYSTLRAHSAGVGEPMPVRLTRVALAVRLNTILSGHTGVQPYVAEIYQAYLNQGITPVIPSLGTVGEADILLASHVGLAMIGEWDVFYQGKRMSSVEAMSKAGVKPLKPIGKDALSILSNNSVAVAYAMQGYQDAEHLLEVSPTVFGLSLEGLNGNVAPFLPQTNDIRPFPYLKATTEDILGSLSGSYLWDLNSERPLQDPLSYRTTAYTLASAQKALSDLGQVIDIQINHSDDNPGVILGASKQYAENSQVAKYLVEGKGGVFPTTNFEPLPVALAVQQLSVALTHVSHNSAMRTIHLSDDHFTHLPRFLSAPGNNGHAFGAIQKTFVDMQVRNKMLATPVSFDGIQIAGNIEDTFTNLKLASDNLIQIVDNINTMYGLELLHSTQAIDLRKAANADLKLGKATQAMYQAYRQQVPFVELDRPFTPDIQASHDFIVKY from the coding sequence ATGATGAAAAAAGTAAATACTCTGTTGGCAACTACAGCCCTGGCAACTAGCGCCTTGGCGATGACCTCTGGCGCCGCTATGGCAAGCGATACCGTGGTACTCGACGGTCAGCATCTGACTCAGGCTCAGGCCTGGGCAATCGCCGATGGCGCTAAGGTAGATATCGCGCCTCAGGCGGCCTCCGCTTTGGTGAAGGCTCACGATCTGCTGATGGAAGCGGCGCGTCTGGGTAAGCCTGTGTATGGTCTCACAGTAGGCGTTGGCCTGAACAAGGACCACAAGCTGTTCGATGCCAATGGCGAGCTAAGCGCCGAAGTGATGGCGGCCTCTAAATCCTTTAACTACAGCACCCTAAGAGCACACAGCGCGGGCGTTGGCGAGCCGATGCCGGTAAGACTCACCCGTGTCGCCCTGGCGGTTCGCCTGAACACCATCTTGTCTGGTCACACCGGCGTGCAGCCCTATGTGGCCGAGATCTATCAGGCCTACCTGAACCAAGGGATCACCCCTGTGATTCCATCGCTGGGTACAGTAGGCGAGGCGGACATTCTGCTGGCATCCCACGTGGGACTGGCGATGATCGGCGAGTGGGATGTGTTCTATCAAGGCAAGCGCATGAGCAGTGTCGAGGCGATGAGCAAGGCAGGCGTGAAGCCGCTTAAGCCTATCGGTAAAGATGCGCTCTCTATCCTGTCGAACAACTCGGTCGCCGTGGCCTACGCCATGCAAGGTTATCAGGACGCCGAGCATCTGCTAGAGGTCTCGCCAACCGTGTTTGGCCTGAGCCTGGAAGGGCTAAACGGTAACGTGGCGCCATTCCTGCCACAGACCAATGACATTCGTCCTTTCCCTTATCTGAAGGCGACCACAGAGGATATCTTGGGCTCACTCTCTGGCAGCTACCTGTGGGATCTCAACAGCGAGCGTCCGCTGCAAGACCCGCTGAGCTACCGCACCACCGCCTATACCCTGGCGAGTGCCCAGAAGGCGCTGTCGGATCTGGGCCAGGTGATCGACATTCAGATCAACCACTCAGACGATAACCCTGGGGTGATCCTGGGCGCGAGCAAGCAGTACGCCGAAAACTCTCAGGTGGCCAAGTATCTGGTAGAAGGCAAGGGCGGTGTGTTCCCAACCACCAACTTCGAGCCGCTCCCCGTGGCTCTGGCGGTGCAGCAACTGAGCGTGGCCCTGACTCATGTGTCTCACAACAGCGCCATGCGTACCATTCACCTGTCGGATGATCACTTTACCCATCTGCCACGCTTTTTGAGCGCGCCGGGTAACAATGGTCACGCATTCGGCGCCATCCAGAAGACCTTCGTGGACATGCAGGTGCGTAACAAGATGTTGGCGACGCCAGTGTCATTCGACGGCATTCAGATCGCCGGTAACATCGAAGACACCTTCACCAACCTTAAGCTGGCGAGCGACAACCTGATCCAAATAGTCGACAACATCAACACCATGTATGGCCTGGAGTTGTTGCACTCTACCCAGGCGATCGACCTGCGCAAGGCCGCCAACGCCGACCTTAAGCTAGGTAAGGCGACCCAGGCCATGTACCAGGCGTATCGTCAACAGGTGCCTTTCGTCGAGCTTGACCGTCCGTTTACGCCAGACATTCAGGCGTCACACGACTTCATCGTCAAGTACTGA
- a CDS encoding flavocytochrome c, with product MKQKDLISPGRRQLLKGGAAMAVSVAGLGAMSAQAAECSGDKPPHFDEIVDVLVIGSGFAGMSAALQAKEAGASVMVIDKMPVFGGNSTINGGAMAVAGSKLQAKEGIKDSVDTMVADMLKAGRGMNDVEMLKLVCNGTAESCQWLEAYGVEWKPFVQHFGGHSLPRVLQTVQSSGAGIIRPLIKAAKQHGIEMRNQTKLESFVKDPAGRVIGVQVRDGYYFPQERTGKMRLIGARKGVIMATGGFSRDLEYRQMQQPELNGDLDSTNHPGATSEALKQMMLIGANPIHLDQIQLGPWASPDEKGFGTASQFNTIATYPSGIVVDVRTGERFFNELADRKARADAIMTRRDDQGNPVYPVGFTNAKGAAQAQTLEWGLKYKVIQKADTLEELAALYQIPAKALKAQVARWNDAVKAGEDKEFGRPMQKAMALEEGPWYGVRMWPKVHYCMGGVKVNTQSQVLHLVSNEPIDGLYAAGEATGGIHGASRLGACAVAEGVVTGRNAGRICAASAAIELKQA from the coding sequence ATGAAACAGAAAGATCTGATAAGCCCGGGTCGTCGCCAGCTGTTAAAAGGCGGCGCCGCGATGGCCGTCAGTGTGGCGGGACTGGGCGCCATGAGCGCCCAGGCGGCCGAGTGTAGTGGCGATAAACCGCCCCATTTTGACGAGATAGTCGATGTCTTGGTGATCGGCAGCGGTTTCGCCGGTATGTCGGCGGCGCTGCAGGCCAAAGAGGCCGGTGCCAGCGTCATGGTGATCGACAAGATGCCCGTGTTTGGCGGCAACTCCACCATCAATGGCGGCGCCATGGCGGTGGCCGGTTCTAAGTTGCAGGCCAAGGAGGGGATCAAGGATTCGGTCGATACCATGGTGGCCGACATGCTCAAGGCGGGTCGCGGCATGAACGATGTCGAGATGCTCAAGCTGGTGTGTAACGGCACCGCCGAGTCCTGTCAGTGGCTGGAGGCCTATGGCGTCGAGTGGAAGCCTTTTGTGCAGCACTTCGGTGGTCACTCGCTGCCACGTGTGCTGCAGACGGTGCAGAGCTCTGGCGCCGGCATCATTCGTCCCCTGATCAAGGCGGCTAAGCAACATGGTATCGAGATGCGAAATCAGACCAAGCTCGAATCTTTCGTGAAAGATCCGGCCGGTCGCGTGATCGGTGTCCAAGTTCGCGATGGCTATTATTTCCCGCAGGAGCGCACGGGTAAAATGCGGCTTATCGGCGCGCGCAAAGGGGTGATCATGGCCACCGGCGGCTTCTCTCGCGATCTCGAGTATCGTCAGATGCAGCAGCCTGAATTAAATGGCGATCTCGACTCGACCAACCATCCCGGCGCGACCTCTGAGGCCCTCAAGCAGATGATGTTGATCGGCGCCAACCCGATCCATCTGGATCAGATCCAGCTCGGTCCCTGGGCATCACCGGACGAGAAGGGCTTCGGCACCGCCTCTCAGTTCAACACCATCGCTACTTATCCCAGCGGCATAGTGGTGGATGTGCGTACCGGCGAGCGTTTCTTCAACGAGCTGGCTGACCGTAAGGCCCGCGCCGACGCCATCATGACCCGCCGTGATGACCAGGGTAATCCCGTCTATCCCGTGGGCTTTACCAATGCCAAGGGCGCGGCCCAGGCCCAGACATTGGAGTGGGGTCTTAAGTACAAGGTGATCCAGAAGGCGGACACATTAGAAGAACTCGCGGCCCTGTATCAGATCCCCGCCAAGGCATTGAAAGCCCAGGTGGCGCGCTGGAACGACGCGGTAAAAGCCGGCGAAGACAAGGAGTTTGGTCGCCCCATGCAGAAGGCCATGGCGCTGGAAGAGGGCCCTTGGTATGGCGTGCGTATGTGGCCCAAGGTGCACTACTGCATGGGCGGCGTGAAGGTGAATACTCAGTCTCAGGTGCTGCACCTGGTGAGCAACGAGCCGATCGACGGCCTGTATGCCGCCGGTGAGGCGACGGGTGGCATCCATGGGGCGAGCCGTCTCGGCGCCTGCGCCGTGGCAGAAGGTGTGGTGACGGGCAGAAACGCCGGTCGTATCTGCGCGGCGAGCGCGGCAATCGAATTAAAACAGGCTTAG
- a CDS encoding sigma-54 interaction domain-containing protein codes for MQKQFYFEATQRLCSSLELEQSLRAYFEYVRQHLPIDGIYLNIYRPEYGDIQFLAHVDEAQTTALNKQVKISAEMEALLSQPDRPVIRIINDLEHDQVTGFVAPQVIPNIQSVILLRMLSGNTHLGVVGFYAKQKAQFCHRHAELIEPHKDTLSLITAFNLKGRNLLRANQALTQQNRLLKQAFNPCGVIGADSGLKRVMTQVEAIAKLHTSVLILGETGCGKEVIANAVHCKSQRADKPFIKVNCGAIPESLIDSELFGYEKGAFTGAEHRKAGFFEQANGGTIFLDEIGELPLSVQVRLLRVLQNGTITRVGGFDAINLDIRVIAATHRNLQAMVKKQTFREDLWYRLAVFPIEIPSLRQRRSDIPLLVQHFIEVLAAKFNLDKLPRVSSEQLDSLNHYHWPGNVRELINVLERAMIEAPEGPLNFNLTQVDKVEPAASGKHETIIIDPSHASDKLVPLDVMVSKYIAHAMRITGGKLYGPGGAAEMLDINPNTLRSKMKKLGLC; via the coding sequence ATGCAAAAACAATTCTATTTCGAAGCCACCCAGCGACTGTGCAGCAGCCTGGAGCTGGAGCAGTCCCTGCGGGCCTACTTCGAATATGTCAGGCAGCACCTGCCTATCGACGGCATCTACCTCAACATCTACCGCCCCGAATATGGTGACATCCAGTTTCTGGCCCATGTGGATGAGGCGCAGACCACGGCGCTGAATAAACAGGTGAAGATCTCCGCCGAGATGGAGGCCCTGCTGAGCCAGCCCGACCGTCCGGTGATCCGCATCATCAACGATCTCGAGCACGATCAGGTGACAGGCTTCGTGGCGCCTCAGGTGATCCCCAATATCCAGTCGGTGATTCTGCTGCGCATGCTGAGCGGTAACACCCATCTGGGGGTGGTGGGTTTCTATGCCAAGCAGAAGGCGCAGTTTTGTCATCGCCACGCCGAGCTTATCGAGCCCCACAAGGATACCCTGTCGCTAATCACCGCGTTTAATCTCAAGGGGCGTAACCTGCTCAGGGCCAATCAGGCGCTCACCCAACAAAACCGCCTACTCAAACAGGCCTTCAACCCCTGCGGGGTGATAGGTGCTGACTCTGGCCTTAAGCGGGTGATGACCCAGGTGGAGGCGATCGCCAAGCTGCATACCAGCGTGTTGATCCTGGGGGAAACCGGCTGTGGTAAGGAGGTGATTGCCAACGCCGTTCACTGCAAGTCACAGCGGGCCGACAAGCCCTTCATCAAGGTCAACTGCGGCGCCATCCCAGAAAGCCTCATCGACTCTGAGCTGTTTGGCTATGAGAAAGGCGCCTTCACCGGCGCCGAGCATCGCAAGGCAGGTTTCTTCGAACAGGCCAACGGCGGCACCATCTTCTTAGACGAGATCGGCGAACTGCCCCTGTCGGTACAGGTGCGGCTGCTGCGGGTGCTGCAGAACGGCACCATCACCCGGGTGGGCGGTTTCGATGCCATCAACTTGGATATTCGGGTGATCGCGGCCACCCACAGAAACCTGCAGGCCATGGTGAAGAAGCAGACCTTTCGTGAAGATCTCTGGTACCGCCTGGCAGTCTTTCCTATCGAGATCCCTTCGCTGCGTCAACGCCGCTCGGATATTCCCCTGCTGGTGCAGCACTTTATCGAGGTGCTGGCGGCCAAGTTTAATCTGGACAAGCTCCCCAGGGTCAGCAGTGAACAACTTGACAGTCTGAATCACTACCATTGGCCGGGCAACGTGCGTGAGCTGATCAACGTGCTGGAGCGGGCGATGATCGAGGCCCCAGAGGGGCCGCTAAACTTCAACCTTACTCAGGTGGACAAGGTGGAGCCCGCGGCCAGCGGCAAACATGAGACCATCATTATCGATCCCAGCCACGCCAGCGATAAACTGGTGCCCCTGGATGTGATGGTGAGTAAGTATATCGCCCATGCGATGCGGATCACCGGCGGTAAACTCTATGGGCCGGGCGGCGCCGCCGAGATGCTGGACATCAACCCCAACACACTGCGCAGCAAGATGAAGAAGCTGGGGCTGTGCTAA
- a CDS encoding porin, producing the protein MNKKLLALLIPSVLMASSAQAIELYKDQTNALNMMGWLGFAAVNDGDDTAVVDNFSRVGFRFDRQEKNGWRSFAHTEWGINMVTSDDSLKYVGGQLGAQKTSDFLFNRLGYVGLSHAKWGSLSFGKQWGAYYDVAYTTDVLNVYTGYSVGAYTFGDGGLTGAGRADSAFIYRNSFGDLDIALQYAAKQNGDVALFDKNGQAVDDGSHLSFDTSYGANLTYHVTDKFKVLAGFNRGDFEGELAGVSVDDTNEIIGIGAQYGSFYQYAPGRYAKGLYVGFNAHQSKQNELVAGQLYDSTGAEFLVAYHYDNGFVPSFLISYQDLDTDETTAIKGNWTRQFAVLGLHYRYSRDTVMFAEAKFDFSDMDDKGFEAAQDNSYAVGIRYFF; encoded by the coding sequence ATGAATAAGAAGTTATTGGCTCTGTTGATCCCATCTGTATTGATGGCCAGCTCGGCGCAGGCTATCGAGTTATACAAGGATCAAACCAATGCTCTGAATATGATGGGCTGGCTTGGTTTCGCCGCGGTTAACGATGGTGATGACACCGCCGTGGTTGATAATTTTTCGCGTGTCGGCTTCCGATTCGACCGCCAGGAGAAGAACGGCTGGCGCAGCTTCGCTCACACCGAGTGGGGCATCAACATGGTCACCAGCGATGACTCGCTCAAATATGTGGGCGGCCAGCTGGGCGCGCAGAAGACATCAGACTTCCTGTTTAACCGTTTAGGTTATGTCGGCCTGTCACACGCCAAGTGGGGTAGCCTGAGTTTTGGTAAGCAATGGGGCGCCTACTATGACGTGGCGTACACCACAGACGTGCTCAACGTCTATACCGGCTACTCGGTCGGCGCCTATACCTTCGGTGACGGTGGCCTAACGGGCGCGGGCCGTGCCGACTCAGCCTTCATCTATCGTAACAGCTTCGGCGATCTGGATATCGCGCTGCAATACGCCGCCAAGCAAAATGGTGACGTCGCCCTGTTTGATAAGAATGGTCAGGCGGTGGACGATGGCTCTCACCTGAGCTTCGACACCAGCTATGGTGCCAACCTGACCTATCATGTGACCGATAAGTTTAAGGTACTTGCCGGCTTTAACCGCGGCGATTTCGAGGGTGAGCTGGCCGGAGTTAGCGTCGATGATACCAACGAGATCATAGGTATCGGCGCCCAGTATGGCTCCTTCTACCAGTATGCGCCTGGCCGCTACGCCAAGGGCCTCTATGTCGGTTTCAACGCCCATCAGAGCAAGCAAAACGAATTGGTGGCCGGTCAGCTTTATGACTCTACCGGCGCCGAGTTCCTGGTGGCCTACCACTATGACAATGGTTTCGTGCCTAGCTTCCTGATCTCTTATCAGGATCTGGATACCGACGAGACTACGGCCATCAAGGGTAACTGGACACGTCAGTTTGCCGTGCTAGGCCTGCACTATCGCTACAGCCGAGATACCGTGATGTTTGCCGAAGCCAAGTTCGACTTCAGCGACATGGATGACAAAGGTTTCGAGGCGGCACAAGACAACAGCTACGCCGTCGGTATCCGCTACTTCTTCTAG
- a CDS encoding DUF4250 domain-containing protein, with protein sequence MDYHLTQLSGDILVGIVNEQLRLNCHDRQDLFYQLDIPSAQLEQKLAASGFEYDPISNQYKACK encoded by the coding sequence ATGGATTACCACTTAACCCAGCTAAGCGGCGATATTCTGGTGGGCATAGTCAACGAGCAGCTCAGGCTGAACTGTCATGATAGGCAAGACCTCTTCTACCAGCTGGACATTCCCAGTGCCCAGCTGGAGCAAAAGCTGGCCGCCTCAGGGTTCGAATATGACCCCATCAGCAACCAATACAAGGCCTGCAAATAG
- the galE gene encoding UDP-glucose 4-epimerase GalE — translation MSILVTGGAGYIGSHACVELLSAGHQLVVLDNLSRAKFESLARVEQITAAKLTFVEGDIRDERTLDALFSHYHIDAVMHFAGLKAVGESTRLPLEYYDNNVVGSMRLLSAMTRHGVKTLVFSSSATVYGANPPLPIMEAAPRSSTNPYGQTKLVVEQMCAEWANAKQDVSVILLRYFNPVGAHESGLIGEDPKGEPNNLLPYITQVAMGHRPYLSVFGSDYATTDGTGVRDYIHVMDLVQGHLAALTRLHGVAGCHTFNLGSGQGYSVLEMVRAFEQASGKDIALHMAPRRPGDIAASYACPDKAARELDWRVARDLSQMMQDSWRWQCRNPRGYS, via the coding sequence ATGAGCATCTTAGTCACGGGTGGCGCGGGCTATATCGGCTCCCATGCCTGCGTCGAGCTGCTGAGCGCCGGGCATCAGTTGGTGGTGCTGGATAACCTGTCGCGGGCCAAATTCGAGTCCCTGGCGCGGGTCGAGCAGATCACCGCGGCCAAACTTACCTTCGTCGAGGGGGATATTCGCGATGAGCGGACGCTGGATGCCCTGTTTTCCCATTACCATATCGATGCCGTGATGCACTTTGCCGGGCTCAAGGCGGTGGGGGAGTCGACCCGGCTGCCACTGGAATACTACGACAACAATGTGGTCGGCTCCATGCGCCTGCTTAGCGCCATGACTCGCCACGGGGTGAAGACCCTGGTCTTCTCCTCCTCGGCCACCGTCTATGGGGCCAATCCGCCGCTGCCCATAATGGAAGCGGCACCCCGTTCCAGCACTAACCCCTATGGCCAGACCAAGCTGGTGGTGGAGCAGATGTGCGCCGAGTGGGCTAACGCAAAGCAAGATGTCAGCGTGATCCTGCTGCGCTACTTTAATCCAGTCGGCGCCCACGAATCCGGACTGATTGGCGAAGATCCCAAGGGGGAGCCCAATAATCTATTGCCCTATATCACCCAGGTCGCCATGGGGCATCGGCCCTATCTGTCTGTATTTGGTAGCGACTATGCCACAACCGATGGCACAGGCGTGCGCGACTATATCCATGTGATGGATCTGGTGCAGGGGCACCTGGCGGCCCTGACGCGCCTACATGGGGTGGCGGGCTGTCATACCTTTAATCTGGGTTCGGGGCAGGGTTATTCTGTGCTTGAGATGGTTAGGGCCTTCGAGCAGGCGAGCGGTAAAGACATTGCGCTGCATATGGCGCCGCGCCGCCCAGGGGATATCGCCGCCAGCTATGCCTGCCCAGATAAGGCGGCCCGGGAGCTCGACTGGCGGGTGGCGAGAGATCTTTCGCAGATGATGCAAGACAGCTGGCGCTGGCAGTGTCGCAATCCCCGGGGATATAGCTAA
- a CDS encoding sodium/sugar symporter, translating into MLETLDIGILLVYALGLLGLALWISRQDKRHERDTKDYFLAGKALPWWAIGASLIASNISAEQIIGMSGSGYAIGLAIASYEWMAAITLILVGKYMLPIFIKNEIYTMPQYLEQRFDKRVKTTLALFWLSVYILVNLTAVLWLGGLAIETVAGIDWLYGMVFLALFSLAYSLYGGLKAVAYTDIIQVVLLIFGGLLLSYLALDRVADGQGVLAGFDRLSSALPEHFEMILSQSNPHYMSLPGISVLVGGLWIMNISYWGFNQYIIQRALAAKSVAEAQKGIAFAAYLKLLMPLIVVLPGIAAVLLYPGLESPDQAYPSMMALMPAGVKGLVFAALVAAIVSSLASMTNSISTIFTMDIYAMLRPAKSEGHYVLVGRLSSLISLLIALVMAQPLLGEFEQAFQYIQEFTGVFTPGIVVIFLTGMFWRRATSQGALAAALGSAIFSFGLRFYWPELPFMDRIGLVFLLCLALSVLVSLMGRSLEEGASVALGGVSFKTGRAFNVSALGVVVILNFLYVTWW; encoded by the coding sequence ATGTTAGAGACACTGGATATTGGCATTTTGCTGGTCTACGCCCTTGGGCTGCTGGGGCTGGCGCTGTGGATCTCCCGCCAGGACAAACGTCATGAGCGAGACACAAAGGACTACTTTCTGGCAGGCAAGGCCTTGCCCTGGTGGGCGATCGGCGCCTCACTCATCGCCTCTAACATCTCCGCCGAGCAGATCATCGGCATGTCGGGCTCTGGTTATGCCATCGGTCTGGCCATCGCCTCCTACGAGTGGATGGCGGCGATCACCTTGATCTTGGTGGGCAAGTATATGCTGCCCATCTTCATCAAGAACGAGATCTACACCATGCCCCAGTACCTGGAGCAGCGCTTCGACAAGCGGGTGAAGACCACACTGGCGCTGTTCTGGTTATCTGTCTACATCTTGGTCAACCTCACCGCCGTGCTCTGGCTCGGCGGCCTGGCGATCGAGACGGTGGCGGGGATCGACTGGCTCTATGGCATGGTGTTCCTGGCGCTGTTTTCCCTGGCCTACTCCCTCTATGGTGGCCTCAAGGCGGTGGCCTACACGGATATCATTCAGGTAGTGCTGCTGATCTTCGGTGGCTTGCTGCTCAGCTATCTGGCGCTGGATAGGGTCGCCGACGGGCAGGGCGTCTTGGCCGGATTCGACAGGCTTTCCAGCGCCTTGCCGGAACATTTCGAGATGATCCTGAGTCAGAGTAACCCCCACTACATGAGCCTGCCGGGGATCTCTGTGCTGGTGGGCGGCTTGTGGATCATGAACATCAGCTACTGGGGCTTTAATCAATACATCATACAGCGCGCCCTGGCGGCCAAGAGCGTGGCCGAGGCGCAGAAAGGGATCGCCTTCGCCGCCTATCTTAAGCTCTTGATGCCGCTCATCGTGGTGCTGCCGGGGATCGCCGCCGTGCTCCTCTATCCCGGGCTGGAGTCGCCGGATCAGGCCTATCCTTCCATGATGGCCCTGATGCCCGCCGGGGTGAAGGGGCTGGTGTTTGCCGCGCTAGTGGCGGCCATCGTTTCCTCCCTGGCCTCCATGACCAACAGCATCTCGACCATATTCACCATGGATATCTATGCCATGCTGCGCCCGGCCAAATCCGAGGGGCACTATGTGTTGGTGGGCAGGCTTTCTAGCCTGATAAGCCTGTTGATCGCCCTGGTGATGGCCCAGCCGCTGCTGGGTGAGTTCGAGCAGGCCTTTCAATATATTCAGGAGTTTACCGGGGTCTTCACCCCAGGGATCGTGGTGATCTTCCTAACGGGCATGTTCTGGCGCAGGGCGACCTCTCAAGGCGCGCTGGCGGCGGCGCTGGGCTCGGCCATCTTCTCCTTCGGCCTGAGGTTCTACTGGCCCGAGCTGCCCTTCATGGATCGCATCGGCCTGGTGTTCCTGCTCTGTCTGGCTCTTAGCGTGCTGGTTTCCCTCATGGGGCGCTCGCTCGAAGAGGGGGCGAGTGTGGCGCTAGGCGGCGTCAGCTTCAAGACGGGCAGAGCTTTCAACGTCAGCGCCCTCGGGGTGGTGGTGATCCTCAACTTTCTCTATGTCACCTGGTGGTAA